A genomic region of Raphanus sativus cultivar WK10039 chromosome 6, ASM80110v3, whole genome shotgun sequence contains the following coding sequences:
- the LOC108812702 gene encoding 60S ribosomal protein L4-1, translating to MAAAAARPLVTVQNLDGDMTTDQSSTIPLPDVMTAPVRPDIVSHVHAQISNNSRQPYAVSKKAGHQTSAESWGTGRAVSRIPRVPGGGTHRAGQAAFGNMCRGGRMFAPTKIWRKWHRRVNVNSKRHAIVSAIAATAVPALVMARGHKIENVPEMPLVVSDSAEGVEKTSAAIKVLKQIGAYDDAEKAKDSIGIRSGVGKMRNRRYICRKGPLVVYGTEGSKIVKAFRNLPGVELCHVERLNLLKLAPGGHLGRFVVWTKSAFEKLEGIYGSFEKPSEKKKGYVLPRAKMVNADLARIINSDEVQSVVKPIKKDAKRAVMKKNPLKNLNVMLKLNPYAKTAKRMSLLAEEQRVKAKKEKLTKKRKTVTKEEALAIKAAGKSWYQTMISDSDYTEFDNFTKWLGASQ from the exons ATGGCCGCCGCCGCCGCACGTCCTCTCGTCACCGTCCAAAACCTAGACGGCGACATGACCACCGACCAATCCTCCACCATCCCCCTCCCCGACGTCATGACCGCCCCCGTCCGTCCCGACATCGTCAGCCACGTCCACGCTCAGATCTCCAACAACAGCCGCCAGCCCTACGCCGTCTCCAAGAAGGCCGGTCACCAGACCTCCGCCGAGTCCTGGGGAACCGGACGCGCCGTCTCCCGTATCCCCCGTGTCCCCGGAGGAGGTACTCACCGCGCCGGACAGGCCGCCTTCGGTAACATGTGTCGCGGCGGTCGCATGTTCGCTCCGACCAAGATCTGGAGGAAATGGCACAGACGCGTCAACGTCAACTCCAAGAGGCACGCTATTGTCTCAGCCATCGCCGCCACCGCCGTTCCCGCGCTCGTTATGGCGCGTGGTCACAAGATCGAGAACGTCCCCGAGATGCCTCTTGTTGTCAGTGACTCTGCCGAGGGCGTGGAGAAGACGTCGGCTGCTATCAAGGTTTTGAAGCAGATTGGGGCTTATGACGATGCCGAGAAGGCCAAGGATAGTATTGGGATTAGGTCTGGTGTCGGGAAGATGAGGAACAGGCGTTACATTTGTAGGAAAGGTCCTCTTGTTGTTTACGGTACCGAAGGGTCTAAGATTGTGAAGGCGTTTAGGAACCTTCCCGGGGTGGAGCTTTGCCACGTGGAGAGGCTTAACTTGCTGAAGCTTGCACCCGGTGGTCACCTAGGGAGGTTTGTGGTTTGGACCAAGTCTGCTTTCGAGAAGCTTGAGGGGATCTACGGGTCGTTTGAGAAGCcctcggagaagaagaaggggtACGTGCTTCCTAGGGCGAAGATGGTGAACGCTGATTTGGCGAGGATTATTAACTCTGACGAGGTGCAGAGTGTGGTGAAGCCGATTAAGAAGGATGCCAAGAGGGCTGTGATGAAGAAGAATCCTTTGAAGAATTTGAATGTGATGCTGAAGTTGAATCCGTATGCTAAGACCGCGAAGAGGATGTCTTTGTTGGCGGAAGAGCAGAGGGTTAAGGCTAAGAAGGAGAAGCTCACCAAGAAGAGGAAGACTGTCACCAAG GAGGAGGCATTGGCAATCAAGGCAGCAGGGAAGTCGTGGTACCAGACTATGATCTCCGACAGTGACTACACCGAGTTTGACAACTTCACCAAATGGCTCGGTGCTAGCcagtaa